The following coding sequences lie in one Dunckerocampus dactyliophorus isolate RoL2022-P2 chromosome 4, RoL_Ddac_1.1, whole genome shotgun sequence genomic window:
- the LOC129180006 gene encoding serine/threonine-protein phosphatase PP1-gamma catalytic subunit B isoform X2, which translates to MADVDKLNIDSIIQRLLEVRGAKPGKNVQLQENEIRGLCLKSREIFLSQPILLELEAPLKICGDIHGQYYDLLRLFEYGGFPPESNYLFLGDYVDRGKQSLETICLLLAYKIKYPENFFLLRGNHECASINRIYGFYDECKRRYNIKLWKTFTDCFNCLPIAAIVDEKIFCCHGGLSPDLQSMEQIRRIMRPTDVPDQGLLCDLLWSDPDKDVLGWGENDRGVSFTFGSEVVAKFLHKHDLDLICRAHQLIGSSPDRDR; encoded by the exons ATGGCCGACGTGGACAAGCTCAATATAGACAGCATCATCCAACGTCTCTTAGAAG TAAGAGGAGCCAAACCTGGGAAGAATGTTCAGCTGCAAGAGAATGAGATTCGTGGTTTGTGCCTGAAATCGAGAGAGATATTCCTGAGTCAGCCCATTCTTCTGGAGCTCGAAGCCCCTCTCAAGATATGCG GTGACATCCATGGGCAATATTACGACCTGCTGAGACTGTTTGAATATGGGGGCTTCCCTCCGGAGAGCAACTACCTGTTTTTGGGAGACTACGTAGATCGGGGGAAGCAGTCTCTGGAAACCATCTGTCTTCTGCTCGCCTACAAAATCAAATACCCAGAGAATTTCTTCCTGCTGAGGGGGAACCACGAGTGTGCTTCCATCAACAGAATATATGGCTTTTATGATGAGT GTAAAAGAAGGTACAACATCAAACTCTGGAAGACCTTTACAGACTGTTTTAACTGCCTCCCAATCGCTGCAATCGTGGACGAGAAGATCTTTTGCTGTCACGGGG GACTTTCACCTGACCTTCAGTCCATGGAGCAGATCAGACGCATCATGCGCCCCACTGACGTCCCCGACCAGGGCCTGCTCTGCGATTTGCTGTGGTCTGATCCAGACAAGGATGTTTTGGGCTGGGGGGAGAATGACCGGGGTGTATCATTTACCTTTGGCTCAGAGGTGGTGGCCAAGTTTCTGCACAAGCATGACCTGGATCTAATCTGTCGTGCCCATCAG ttaattggttccagccccgacCGCGATAGGTGA
- the LOC129180006 gene encoding serine/threonine-protein phosphatase PP1-gamma catalytic subunit A isoform X1 translates to MADVDKLNIDSIIQRLLEVRGAKPGKNVQLQENEIRGLCLKSREIFLSQPILLELEAPLKICGDIHGQYYDLLRLFEYGGFPPESNYLFLGDYVDRGKQSLETICLLLAYKIKYPENFFLLRGNHECASINRIYGFYDECKRRYNIKLWKTFTDCFNCLPIAAIVDEKIFCCHGGLSPDLQSMEQIRRIMRPTDVPDQGLLCDLLWSDPDKDVLGWGENDRGVSFTFGSEVVAKFLHKHDLDLICRAHQVVEDGYEFFAKRQLVTLFSAPNYCGEFDNAGAMMSVDETLMCSFQILKPAEKKKPNGSRPVTPPRNMVTKQAKK, encoded by the exons ATGGCCGACGTGGACAAGCTCAATATAGACAGCATCATCCAACGTCTCTTAGAAG TAAGAGGAGCCAAACCTGGGAAGAATGTTCAGCTGCAAGAGAATGAGATTCGTGGTTTGTGCCTGAAATCGAGAGAGATATTCCTGAGTCAGCCCATTCTTCTGGAGCTCGAAGCCCCTCTCAAGATATGCG GTGACATCCATGGGCAATATTACGACCTGCTGAGACTGTTTGAATATGGGGGCTTCCCTCCGGAGAGCAACTACCTGTTTTTGGGAGACTACGTAGATCGGGGGAAGCAGTCTCTGGAAACCATCTGTCTTCTGCTCGCCTACAAAATCAAATACCCAGAGAATTTCTTCCTGCTGAGGGGGAACCACGAGTGTGCTTCCATCAACAGAATATATGGCTTTTATGATGAGT GTAAAAGAAGGTACAACATCAAACTCTGGAAGACCTTTACAGACTGTTTTAACTGCCTCCCAATCGCTGCAATCGTGGACGAGAAGATCTTTTGCTGTCACGGGG GACTTTCACCTGACCTTCAGTCCATGGAGCAGATCAGACGCATCATGCGCCCCACTGACGTCCCCGACCAGGGCCTGCTCTGCGATTTGCTGTGGTCTGATCCAGACAAGGATGTTTTGGGCTGGGGGGAGAATGACCGGGGTGTATCATTTACCTTTGGCTCAGAGGTGGTGGCCAAGTTTCTGCACAAGCATGACCTGGATCTAATCTGTCGTGCCCATCAG GTTGTTGAGGACGGCTATGAGTTTTTTGCAAAAAGGCAGCTTGTGACTCTGTTCTCTGCGCCTAATTACTGTGGGGAGTTTGACAATGCTGGCGCCATGATGAGTGTGGATGAGACTCTCATGTGCTCTTTTCAG